TCTAAAGCGGTTTTTTGGCGCTTGTATTTTTGGAAAGGCCACATGCCGATCCGCGTTTTCTTTACCATAAAAGCCCTCTTCACGTTGAAGGGGGTTTTTATGGTTAAAATAGTATATAATATAGGTATGTTATTAGTTAAATAAAATTTGTTTTTAAAATGTTGGAGAAAAAGGAGAAATGAGCTTGACATTGAAATTGAATTTCAATTACAAATAGGTCAACGCGATTCACCCCCTAACGGCGCTTACCGCTTTGGCGGGCCCGACATAGCAAGGAGCAGGACATGTGCGTAACACTTATAGGCGGCATGGACAGGTTGCAAAAGGACTACATAGCCGCAGCCAAGGAAAATGGGCATTCCCTCAAGTGCATCAGCCGCAATGAGCGGAACTTCGTTGACAAGATCGGCAACCCTGACGCCCTGATCGTTTTTACCAACAAGGTTTCTCACGAAGCCAAGCGCAAGGCCGTGCAGGTTGCGCGTTCACGCAACATACCCCTGCAAATGGTGCACTCTTGCGGTGTCTCCTCCCTGCGCGAATGTCTGCGTGACGCCTAGGCAGAGGTGATTTCAGAGTCTGACTGTATCACCCACGAGAGGAGAGTCCTCATGGCTCCAGTGAATCGCCCGACTGTAGAAGCAAGCTTCGCAGTCGGGCGAATGTTTTATGAATGGTAAAAATATTCTTATGTTTTGGCCAGATAGGTGACGAACGAGCAAAAAAAATTTCTGGCCGCTTGACTTTTTCGCGGCAACCATTTAAACCCGCTAGGACTTTGGAATTCATTTTCATTTTTTTCCGGGGGAACCCAGACGTCATTCAATGGCGGT
This DNA window, taken from Desulfovibrio sp. 86, encodes the following:
- a CDS encoding DUF2325 domain-containing protein, encoding MCVTLIGGMDRLQKDYIAAAKENGHSLKCISRNERNFVDKIGNPDALIVFTNKVSHEAKRKAVQVARSRNIPLQMVHSCGVSSLRECLRDA